In Candidatus Poribacteria bacterium, the genomic stretch AACAACTATAAGCACCAACCGCTTCTGTTTGACGATAAGCCACCAATAGGCGTTGACGTAGGTATCAATACACTTGCTACGTGTTTAGACGGGACAACGTTTGAGAATCCACGCCCTCTCAAGCGATACGAGCGCAAGTTAGCACGGGCAAATCGCAACCTTTCGCGCAAGCAGAAAGGCAGTCAGAACTGGTATAAAG encodes the following:
- a CDS encoding transposase, translated to MREELRYTGEITKVVVSKHNDKWYASITVRRLDSNNYKHQPLLFDDKPPIGVDVGINTLATCLDGTTFENPRPLKRYERKLARANRNLSRKQKGSQNWYK